TCAGTGACGGGCTGGACACCGGGGACCCCAGCCTCGTGGGGCGCGCGCTGCGGGACCTGCAGCGGCGCTCGGCGGGCGTGGTGTGGCTCTCGCCGCTGGCCGCCACGCCCGGCTACCGCCCGGTGCAGCGGGCGATCGCGGCGGCGCTGCCGCACCTGGACGCGCTGCTCCCGGCGGCGGGGCCGGACGACCTGCACGCGCTGGGGCGCCGCCTGCGCGCGGCTCGCCTCACGCGGGGTGCGTTCATGGACGGCGTGGGGGACGGGGGGGCGCGTTCATGAACACGGCCCGCCCCTGCCCCTTCATCCTCTGCCCCTTCATCCTCTGCCGCTTCAGCCTCTCCCCCGTTCAGGGGCAGCGCTGGGACAACAGCCGTGCAGGTGCGGCCCGGCGAACCTGAATCCCCCTTCACCGGCCAGTGCGGTAAGGGCCGGGTGAGGCCCGGCGCGCTGCAATGCAGGCATGACGCGACCCCTCACCGCGATCCTGACCAACGCCCTGCTGACGCCGCTGCTGACCGCCGCGCTGCTGGCCTCCTGCGGCGCCGGACCCGCCGCGCCCGGCACCCCCGGCGGCACCACGGGCGGCGCGCCCACCACGGGCACCCCGGCCAGCCTGAATGTCCGCACGGAAACCCTGGCGGTCACGGGCGCGCTGAACGTGCCGGGCACGCTGCGCGTGAGCGGGCGCGCCCCGGCGGACCTGACCGTCACCGCCCGTGACGCGCAGGGCGCCCCGGTCAGCACCGCGCTGGGGGCCAGCGGCACCGACACGCTGATCCGCGTGACCGGCGCGGGCGCCGCGCGCGGGCCGATCACGCTGACCGTGCAGGCGGGCGCAGCGCGCGCCAGCGTGACCCTGCCGCTGCTGCGCGCCAGCGCGGCGCCCATCGCGGGCGGTACGTACCAGGCGGGCGGCGCGGTGCCCTGGCAGGGCGGGGTGCTGCTGCGCGCCGTGGCGAACGCGGGCGCCGACGCCCGCCACGCCCTGATGGTCAGCGCCGGGGCCGAGGTCACCGCCCTGCCCTTCCCCGTGAGCGGGCTGGACACCATCACCGGGCACGCCGTCGCGCCCGACGGCAGCGTGTGGGTGGCGGTGCGCGGCGCGACCGCCGCGGGCAGCGAACTGATCCGCCGCGCGCCGGACGGCACCCTGACCCGCGTTCCGGCGGGCACCACCGAGACCCTCAGCCACCTGGGCGTCACGCCGGACGGGCGCGCGTGGGCGGTCGTGTACGGGCAGGCGCGACTGCTGAGTGCCGCGCCGGACGGCACGCGCGGCGAACTGCCGCTGGACAGCGTCCCGGACGCCCTGACCGTCGGCGCGGACGGCGCGCTGCTCCTCACGCGGCGCGGGGACAGCCCGGCGGTGCTGCGCGTGGAACCGGTCAGCGGGGCCACGCGCACCTTCACGGTCGGCACGCCCGGCGTGAGCGTCCCCGCCGTGCCCACGCCCGCCCCGGACGGCACGCTGCTGTTCACGGAGACCCGCGCGGGCGGCGCGTGGCGACTCGATCCGCGCAGCGGCGCGCAGACGGCCCTGACCCTCCCGGCGGGCGCGCGGGCGGGCGCACTGGCCGCCGCGCCGGACAGCAGCGTGTGGATCAGCGACCCGTCCGCCGGGACGCTGCTGCGCGTCGCGGACGGCGCGGCGGCGCAGGTCCCGCTGGGCGGCGCGGCCCGCGCGCTGACCGTCACGCCGGACGGCCGGGTGTGGTTCGAACTGAACGGGCAGCTGATCACCCTGGACTGATACGGACTCGGATTGAACGGCTTTGTCAGCCGTTCAATCCGAGCGGAGCGAGAAGGAGAGAAACGGGTTCCGGACGTGGAGTTGACGGATCGGTGGTGTTCCGATCTGTCAACGAAACAAACGGAATCCGTATGAAGCTGGAAGAGGCTGGCACAGCGTGAGGCCGACCCGGATTGAACACGTGTCGGCCTCAGCTGCGACTGGTTACAGGTCGCGGCGGCTGAAGCGCCACATGGCGCCCGTCAGGGCCAGGATCGCCAGGACGGCGGCCCACGCGACCAGCAGCGGGTCCACCGGGTCGGAGCTGGTGAAGGGGTTCGCGCCGCGGCTGACCTCGCCGACCTGCCGCATGACTTCGGGCTGGAGGTGGTAGCTGGCGCCCAGCCACAGGGCGTTGGTGGGCATGACGGCGTTCGCGACGCGGCCCAGGGTGGTCAGAGTGGGCGTGTCGGCCAGCGTGCCGATGGCGCTGAGGATCCCGCCGGTGAAGCCCACGCCGTACAGCACGAACACGCCGATGCCGTTGGCGAGCGTGGTGAACAGCGTGCTGCCCAGCACCGTCAGCGAGGTGAGGACCGTGACGGCCAGCAGCAGCAGTCCCACGGCGGGCAGCGCCTCGGGCGGGGTGTACCCGGTGATCAGGCGCACCCCGCCGAGCAGTCCGGCGGCGAGCAGCGCGACGTACGTGACGTTCACGGCCGTGAAGCCCAGCCAGCGGCCCGCGACCAGTTGCGCGCGGCTGACCGGGCGGGCGATGACGCTCTGCATGACGCCGCTCTCGATGTCGCCGCTGACGGCGCCGACGGTGGACAG
This region of Deinococcus sp. JMULE3 genomic DNA includes:
- a CDS encoding ABC transporter permease, whose translation is MRNVLLIAELSLREATRKRLVSVLLVLSALFLGFFLFGVYRLELTLDQRAIDAGLDGRSPTGAANLPVMFSAMFGMYLVYFLGSLMGVLSTVGAVSGDIESGVMQSVIARPVSRAQLVAGRWLGFTAVNVTYVALLAAGLLGGVRLITGYTPPEALPAVGLLLLAVTVLTSLTVLGSTLFTTLANGIGVFVLYGVGFTGGILSAIGTLADTPTLTTLGRVANAVMPTNALWLGASYHLQPEVMRQVGEVSRGANPFTSSDPVDPLLVAWAAVLAILALTGAMWRFSRRDL